CAAGAGCAACAATGGTTGAGAAATATTTGAGGCTATTAAGCCCCTGCATTGAATCTTTCTCTTCAAATAAGCGGCGAAGGCACTGTACATATATTATACAAATTATCACCATGTTAAATAAGTTTGAAGATacctattttcattttttctggTGCAAAGTTTCTCACACCTGAATAAACCGAGACCAAAAGGGAATAATTGCGACGACTATGTATAAGATTTGATAAACACTGCTTTCTTGACATTTATTAGATCTTGTTCTGAAGTTGCCCCACACATAGTAGCAGACATAGAACTGCAAACTCCTAATTGCCTGAACCTGAAATGCAAGAGCACATTAAAGTTCTTTCCCATAAGTTTTGCAAAATTTGCACAGACTGAATTATCAATTTCTTGGATTCTCTTTTGGTATAATACAGAAGTTCCCCATTACAAAAGAAAAAGCTTAGTGTAAAACCTGGCTAGTAAGCTGATCTGCCAAGAAAAAATCTGGTAGATTAACCTGCaaaattatgtgaaacattttaGTATCTACGTACTTTCTGCGTTATTAATCTGCAATATCTCTTAAACAAATTGCTGGTACCTTGTAAAGGGGAGCACATAGACAGTGCCAACCACATCTTATAAGGAAGAAGCGACTTGAACGATATATGATGTTCAGAGGGCAAAAAGTTATTAGAAGCAgaatctgaaaaaaaaaagattagggGTTTGTAATTTTTGAAACATTTTTGTATAGATCAGTTGTAAAATGAAAGTAGAAGAAGTACTGTTTTTTGCTAGACTTACAAACACCACGGCAAGTGGGATCAGCTCAATCACTGTCTCAAAACTTCTTGTATTTGGATCCATCTCCATATCTAGGTGGGACAATGCAGCAGCCAATGCAAGTACTGAAAGACCAGAAGCAAGGAAAAGAACTTGTCTGTAACCTAGTTCTGTTCCCTGCTTGAAGCCAAAAATGAAGGGATAATTGACTCTAAAATGCCTCCAGTAGTATATGTTCCCGGCGTACATGAGCATATGGAGGACAATGTATCCGAATAGGCTGCAAAAGATACAGCTCTATTACTCATATGTATTGCTTAAAACATGGTTTCGCTTGTAGACAGACAAGGGGTAATTAAGAATCAATATGACTTTGTAATAGACAGATGATTAGTTTACCTGTAGAGTGGAAATATATTTTCCATATACTGCCCACGACCCTCATGCTGTAGAAGGTTTCCGAAATGTATGGATACAGCAATAGCTGCCACTAATGCTATTGAGCCGCCAGAGAACAAACCTGTTGGTGAAACGTATTTCAGTTGCTAAAAAGTAAAAACTATGTTTATGATGCAGTTTACCAAATTTTTCTAAGCACTTATCTCGGATGAAGATAATACATCACTGGTAACCTCTGATAGAGGCGAATCAAGGATCCAGAGTTAGTTGATTCAAATGAGTATGATCTTTATTATATGTGtacatttaaaattttgttttgcATATGTATTACTCATAGTTCGAGCTGAATGCAATAGGTTCGGTTGAACCGGAAGAATCCGCCCTAAATCAGCATTTGACCTCTGATTACACAGGAAGAAGTTGATGCTACTAATGATGCATACTTACCCAGGAAAAATGTTACTCTATGCGTTTCTCTTTTAGCTTGTGGTCTTAAAGATTTCATTCCTTTCCTTCGATTTCCATTGACAAAATGCTTTATGAATGTGGCCTCCACTCTTTCTATGAGCTTAGCAACCTAAAAAAGGCATAGATCGATGAGAAGTTCAAACTATAATAATGCTGAGAGGAAAGCAGTTTTTGAAACTAAAGGAAAATGTATATACCTCATCAGAGCTACCAAGATAAGATTTATTAACCATCTCTAAGTATGATTTAGAAGCTTTCCTTGAGGTGATCTGTAATCAATAAAATTGCAAGGTGAAAAGGCAAAACTTAAATACTTTCCATTGGCATATATAGTGATCACTTCAGTGTAGTACCTTGTCATACTTCTTCATGATCTTGGAAAATGCCAACACATTTAAGAGACTGGCACAATTAAGTAGCAAAATTAAGTGCGAGTTTTAGTTAAAGATAAAAACAACTAGTATAAGTAAGTCCTCATTTGGAAGAAAAAATGCAAGCACTACCAGAAGTTTTTCAGAAGTCGAAGCTTTTGATAGAACTCAacaaaagcctttctcatttgttcTTCAGCTTTTCTGAGCTCCTCTTTGCTGAATGATAAGTTGGATTTTGAAGTATGGATGATATTTTTTAAAGTTGAGACAGGTGTTTCGGGTTCAAGATTGATTTTTATATGGTCCAAAATCTCTAGTGGAGCAGGCCTAAATTCCATATGTTTTGTATTTGCTGTATCTCTTTTCCCtcttgttgcttcttcttcttcacttgtCATCTCTGCTTCTTGTATTGCCTCCATTTCTGACCTACCTATATTGGGGTTAAACAAGAATTCAAACAAATTAAAGGGCAATCATGGGATGGAGAAATTAAGGGAAAAGCTCCAAATTTATTATGTAAATTTTCTAGTTTTAGTACTTTGGGGTCTCATTCATACTTTTTCCATTAGCAAATTGTCCTGTATTTTCCATTAACTTTAATGGAGCTCGAAGTGCTCTACTTTTGATTATGGTTTAAAATTACTCCGAGTCAAGGGTAAATACACAATGATTTGCTAACAACAAGGGAACGGAGGATAGAATTAAAATATTTCGTATAATAAGAGGGGTAGTAGACCATTTTCCCAAAAGAATGGAACATTGATAGAATAGCCAAAGTATTGGACATACCTGGATTTCCCAAATGGGAATTTTTGATTCTTATAGAAGGCTTATCAACCTTGATTCTTAGAGCAATAAGTGCATCCATTTGTTTACTCAACTCATCAGCCTCAGCCTTCACTTCCTCTACTTTTTTCTGGTAAAAAGTTATCACCTTGTTGAATTCATCATCAAGTCTTTTAAAGAAAACCATCTCATTTTCTCCACCTTTTTCAGATGACATAAGAAACATAGTTTGATAGTGGCCTTCTGAACTCACTAATATGGCTTCATCTTCATTGTTTTGAGAAACTTTGAAACTAGTTTGTAATCCACTAAAGGCTCTGTACATAGATAGCCTTCTCTTTAAGGAGCCTTCAACTTCAGGTGAAGCGGCAATATTGAAATTCAAGATGTCTTTTAAAACACTCTTGAGATAATTGTAATCCACATAGGCTTCTTGCCATTCTTGGACAATTTGGGATGCAAATTCTTTCCCAAATTTCATCTTTCTCTGATTATCTTCTGGACTTCCTTTGTTTTACCAAATCCAAAATGAAAAGGGTGGTCTTTATATAAGAATGTGGAGTTTGGCTGTCTAGCCGTGATAGGAGAAAGGGTCAGCAATCAAGCTGTTTGTTTCCAAGAATGTCCAAGAAAAATGAATGACTAGTCCTCGTAAAATCAATGTGTTCCTCCTTTTCTCTTTAGAATTTTTCTTGCCAACCCAGTATGAGTATGAGTATGAGTATGAGTATATCACCGTGTCTCATTAAATatttcttttgatgatttaaatattgaGCACCTTCATTAAATACTCATCAACCCCCAAAAGAGTGTAGTTTTAAAATTGTTAATCATCGTGGAGTTAAGTGGAAACACGAATGATGACAAAAAAACGTCCAGACTGTAGAAAACAAAAGGATACCAGCTGGAAAAGATTGTATTACAGTAAGATATTGATAAGCAAAATGCATCATCAAATATATCAATAGTTGCAAATGGTTGTGCTCCATTTGTGATGGTATAAAAAGGTGCGGAGGGATACATTTAACATAAGGTCAGAATACTTATAATAATattctataattttttttaacttttcgtTTGATTTAGACTGGAGTTTGCCCTGATTTTCTAATTGCTTTCTTTGGGGGAGTAAGTTTTCTTAGCGGAAATGGTCTTCTtccatattctttttttttttggagaaaatgttttgcatttttataaattgaaatcACTTCTTCTCATACAACAATACAATAGAGTTAGAGAGTATCTTTTTTCATTCAATATTTCTGTTTTCTCTTTTATATAGGAGTAGCAGATTATTCATTTTCTCCCATATAACGTAGACAGATTGATCAAATtacaatataatattattttatgatATATTTATCTGTTGTCGTCATAATAAATAGTAAGAGATATATTTAATGTATTCAATTAAAGTTTTAGACTTTTATTCTCTAGCAGTCCTTTCAAAAATACGTGCTTCTTGATCCTGATTTTTCCATTCAAATTTTGTCcttttttcaacaaaataaaaaataaaaaaatcgttGACAATGTCCCAATTGGAGGCAAGGACACTGGTCAACTTTGCTCTTAAATGATGTATTTGTTGTACGATCATCATCCTTGCAAATTTCTTTGCATCTTTAAACTGAgacattattttgtttaatttcgtTCGtggatttcttttctttctttcagcttttctttttctttgccttttggATATTGTCAAAGAAACGATAAGAAATTCCATGGTAGTGGTATATTTCAATTTTCGAATACGAAAATGATTTCATGAAATAAGGAAAACATTTGCATTGAAATAAacacaataaaagaaaagaagaatattgcaaagaaaaaagagaga
The nucleotide sequence above comes from Nicotiana tabacum cultivar K326 chromosome 12, ASM71507v2, whole genome shotgun sequence. Encoded proteins:
- the LOC142166885 gene encoding phosphate transporter PHO1 homolog 9-like, with protein sequence MKFGKEFASQIVQEWQEAYVDYNYLKSVLKDILNFNIAASPEVEGSLKRRLSMYRAFSGLQTSFKVSQNNEDEAILVSSEGHYQTMFLMSSEKGGENEMVFFKRLDDEFNKVITFYQKKVEEVKAEADELSKQMDALIALRIKVDKPSIRIKNSHLGNPGRSEMEAIQEAEMTSEEEEATRGKRDTANTKHMEFRPAPLEILDHIKINLEPETPVSTLKNIIHTSKSNLSFSKEELRKAEEQMRKAFVEFYQKLRLLKNFCLLNVLAFSKIMKKYDKITSRKASKSYLEMVNKSYLGSSDEVAKLIERVEATFIKHFVNGNRRKGMKSLRPQAKRETHRVTFFLGLFSGGSIALVAAIAVSIHFGNLLQHEGRGQYMENIFPLYSLFGYIVLHMLMYAGNIYYWRHFRVNYPFIFGFKQGTELGYRQVLFLASGLSVLALAAALSHLDMEMDPNTRSFETVIELIPLAVVFILLLITFCPLNIIYRSSRFFLIRCGWHCLCAPLYKVNLPDFFLADQLTSQVQAIRSLQFYVCYYVWGNFRTRSNKCQESSVYQILYIVVAIIPFWSRFIQCLRRLFEEKDSMQGLNSLKYFSTIVALVMRTLYAQKRGTFWRVMAASSSGITTVANTYWDIVIDWGLLQKNSRNRWLRDKLLVPHKIVYFVAIVLDIILRLVWMQLVLDFQELPFLHKKAMVAVVASLEILRRGMWNFFRLENEHLNNVGKYRAFKSVPLPFNYEEDKSL